The following proteins are co-located in the Parafannyhessea umbonata genome:
- a CDS encoding DNA-directed RNA polymerase subunit beta' codes for MADFDTTDFDAIKISLASADEIRSWSHGEVKKPETINYRTLKPEKDGLFCEKIFGPVKDWECACGKYKGIRFKGIVCERCGVEVTSAKVRRERMGHIELAAPVSHIWYFKSPATFPLARLLDMKSKDLEKVLYFASYVITSVDAEAREADADDLKEELAADLEELDAERDDEIERLKAQGDPDAAGEFGDDEVLSADEVRMGIADLEEEYAEEKKLRQDAFDKFMQLEERELISDESLFTEMKRYYSIYFKGGMGAEAIRELLRGIDLGDEADRLRAIVASDDAQKQKKERAVKRLEIVDAFLKGGNDPANMILDVIPVIPPDLRPMVQLDGGRFAASDLNDLYRRVINRNNRLKRLLDLDAPAIIVNNEKRMLQESVDALFDNGRRGRPVTGRGGRPLKSLAESLKGKQGRFRQNLLGKRVDYSGRSVIVVDPHLQLHQCGLPSAMALELFKPFVMRRLVELGKVENIKGAKRAIDRGMPVVWDVLDEVIKGRLVLLNRAPTLHRLSIQAFEPVLVEGKAIHLHPLVCAPFNADFDGDQMSVHVPLSTQAQTEARVLMLSSNNLRSPASGKVLTVPSQDMVFGVYFLTTEKNDDQPSSHTFASFEDALAAFDSMGDLDIQGKITVRVKPEQANVVDGDKRYFRIVDGWGKFEDLDLTNGSARFETTIGRVIFNKCLPADYPFMNYKMVKGDISKLVNDCCDRYSTAKVEPILDAIKATGFHYATRAGLTISVWDATIPEDKPQILADAQERVDTINEYYEDGFLSEQERHVEVVNAWTECTDKLSAEMLAGFNEDNPIFMMADSGARGSKTQLRQVAGMRGLMADMSGDTIDLPIKSNFREGLEPLEYFISTYGARKGLVDTASHTSDSGYLTRRLVDVAQDVIVREEDCGTDEAVTYDIIKPGETDVDLDLIGRCTLHDVVNPTTGEVIIAAGDYVESKAQLQQMVEAGLKKVELRALLTCKSKYGVCQRCYGWDLSTRRPVNIGTSVGVIAAQSIGEPGTQLTMRTIHSGGVAGADDITQGLPTVARMFDVVGNVNEKILGREADLAPYSGILSITPEQTEYLIRILDADDRSRILVEWRVPASVRFMPGFEDGVEVRAGDQITRGFVNFRKLRSLTDIESTMHTFVKSVKDVYTSQGVDLNDKHIEVIARQMLRRVQVTNPGDSTYLLGQYVDRYVFADTVRNIALAGGTPPEAEPVILGTLKVASSIDSWLSSASFIRTAGVLTESAIKGEVDHLLDLKSNVIVGKKIPAGTGLRAYDDVKLTYHGKRIDGPTSPMAKSLPEWAPEELKGIEEQLPKQLDWIGDDYGYGGVYSKNGRTLSSEDAKLYLFDDLGVSQRWTNKFSEVGIETVGDLIGKTEDDLLRIDGIGAKAIEELRDGLEARNLLYILEPDEDEADSEDLSQLLNMVFSPDADSDIMLGTAAPSKHQSFDDELIGGSSNEEQEESSESQVINEDLGSLHDLLSQVEKNESSDSEE; via the coding sequence GTGGCAGATTTCGATACCACTGATTTCGACGCGATAAAGATCTCGCTCGCCTCCGCAGATGAGATTCGCAGCTGGTCGCACGGCGAGGTCAAGAAGCCCGAGACCATCAACTACCGCACCCTCAAGCCCGAGAAGGACGGTCTTTTCTGCGAGAAGATCTTCGGTCCCGTCAAGGACTGGGAGTGCGCCTGCGGCAAGTACAAGGGCATCCGCTTCAAGGGCATCGTCTGCGAGCGCTGCGGCGTCGAGGTCACGAGCGCCAAGGTGCGCCGCGAGCGCATGGGCCACATCGAGCTGGCCGCGCCCGTCTCGCACATCTGGTACTTCAAGAGCCCGGCGACCTTCCCCCTGGCGCGCCTGCTCGACATGAAGAGCAAGGACCTCGAGAAGGTCCTGTACTTCGCGAGCTACGTCATCACCTCCGTCGACGCCGAGGCCCGCGAGGCCGACGCGGACGACCTCAAGGAGGAACTGGCCGCAGACCTCGAGGAGCTCGATGCCGAGCGCGACGACGAGATCGAGCGCCTCAAGGCGCAGGGCGATCCCGACGCCGCCGGCGAGTTCGGCGACGACGAGGTCCTCTCGGCCGACGAGGTCCGCATGGGCATCGCAGACCTCGAGGAGGAGTACGCGGAGGAGAAGAAGCTCCGCCAGGACGCCTTCGACAAGTTCATGCAGCTCGAGGAGCGCGAGCTCATCTCCGATGAGTCGCTCTTCACCGAGATGAAGCGCTACTACTCCATCTACTTCAAGGGTGGCATGGGCGCCGAGGCCATCCGCGAGCTCCTTCGCGGCATCGACCTGGGCGATGAGGCGGACCGTCTCCGCGCCATCGTTGCGTCCGACGACGCCCAGAAGCAGAAGAAGGAGCGTGCGGTCAAGCGCCTCGAGATCGTCGACGCCTTCCTGAAGGGCGGCAACGATCCTGCCAACATGATCCTGGACGTCATCCCGGTCATCCCGCCCGACCTGCGCCCGATGGTGCAGCTCGACGGCGGCCGCTTCGCGGCGTCCGACCTGAACGACCTCTACCGTCGCGTCATCAACCGCAACAACCGCCTCAAGCGTCTGCTCGACCTCGATGCTCCCGCGATCATCGTCAACAACGAGAAGCGCATGCTCCAGGAGTCGGTTGACGCCCTCTTCGACAACGGTCGCCGTGGTCGTCCGGTCACGGGCCGCGGCGGTAGGCCTCTCAAGTCCCTCGCCGAGTCCCTCAAGGGCAAGCAGGGCCGCTTCCGTCAGAACCTGCTGGGCAAGCGTGTCGACTACTCCGGCCGTTCGGTCATCGTCGTCGACCCGCACCTCCAGCTCCACCAGTGCGGCCTTCCCTCCGCGATGGCGCTCGAGCTCTTCAAGCCCTTCGTCATGCGTCGTCTCGTCGAGCTCGGCAAGGTCGAGAACATCAAGGGCGCCAAGCGCGCCATCGACCGTGGCATGCCCGTCGTCTGGGACGTCCTGGACGAGGTCATCAAGGGCCGCCTGGTCCTGCTCAACCGTGCACCTACGCTGCACCGCCTGTCCATCCAGGCGTTCGAGCCGGTGCTCGTCGAGGGCAAGGCCATCCACCTGCACCCGCTGGTCTGCGCGCCGTTCAACGCAGACTTCGACGGCGACCAGATGTCCGTGCACGTGCCCCTGTCCACGCAGGCTCAGACCGAGGCCCGCGTCCTAATGCTCTCGAGCAACAACCTCCGCTCGCCGGCTTCGGGCAAGGTCCTCACCGTGCCGTCCCAGGACATGGTCTTCGGCGTGTACTTCCTCACTACCGAGAAGAACGACGACCAGCCCTCCAGCCACACCTTTGCAAGCTTCGAGGACGCTCTCGCAGCGTTCGACAGCATGGGTGACCTCGACATCCAGGGCAAGATCACCGTCCGCGTCAAGCCCGAGCAGGCCAACGTCGTCGACGGCGACAAGCGCTACTTCCGCATCGTCGACGGCTGGGGCAAGTTCGAGGACCTCGACCTCACGAACGGCTCCGCGCGCTTCGAGACCACCATCGGCCGCGTCATCTTCAACAAGTGCCTGCCTGCCGACTATCCGTTCATGAACTACAAGATGGTCAAGGGCGACATCTCCAAGCTCGTCAACGACTGCTGCGACCGCTACAGCACCGCGAAGGTCGAGCCGATCCTGGACGCCATCAAGGCGACCGGCTTCCACTACGCCACCCGTGCGGGTCTGACCATCTCCGTCTGGGACGCAACCATCCCGGAGGACAAGCCGCAGATCCTCGCGGACGCGCAGGAGCGAGTCGACACCATCAACGAGTACTACGAGGACGGCTTCCTGTCCGAGCAGGAGCGCCACGTCGAGGTCGTCAACGCCTGGACGGAGTGCACCGACAAGCTCTCTGCCGAGATGCTCGCCGGCTTCAACGAGGACAACCCCATCTTCATGATGGCCGACTCCGGTGCCCGTGGCTCCAAGACCCAGCTGCGTCAGGTCGCAGGCATGCGTGGCCTCATGGCAGACATGTCCGGCGACACGATCGACCTCCCCATCAAGTCCAACTTCCGCGAGGGCCTCGAGCCGCTGGAGTACTTCATCTCCACGTACGGCGCCCGTAAGGGCCTCGTCGACACGGCGTCCCACACGTCCGACTCCGGCTACCTCACCCGCCGTCTCGTCGACGTCGCCCAGGACGTCATCGTGCGCGAGGAGGACTGTGGTACGGACGAGGCCGTCACGTACGACATCATCAAGCCGGGCGAGACCGACGTCGACCTCGACCTCATCGGCCGCTGCACGCTGCACGACGTCGTGAACCCCACGACGGGCGAGGTCATCATCGCCGCTGGCGACTACGTCGAGTCCAAGGCGCAGCTCCAGCAGATGGTGGAGGCCGGCCTTAAGAAGGTCGAGCTCCGCGCGCTGCTCACCTGCAAGTCCAAGTACGGCGTCTGCCAGCGCTGCTACGGCTGGGACCTCTCCACGCGTCGCCCCGTCAACATCGGCACCTCCGTCGGCGTCATCGCCGCGCAGTCCATCGGCGAGCCGGGCACCCAGCTCACCATGCGTACGATTCACTCCGGCGGCGTCGCGGGCGCCGACGACATCACGCAGGGCCTCCCGACGGTCGCCCGCATGTTCGACGTCGTCGGCAACGTCAACGAGAAGATCCTCGGTCGCGAGGCGGATCTCGCTCCCTACTCCGGCATCCTCTCGATCACGCCCGAGCAGACCGAGTACCTCATCCGCATCCTCGATGCGGACGACCGCTCCAGGATCCTCGTCGAGTGGCGCGTCCCCGCGTCCGTGCGCTTCATGCCGGGCTTCGAGGACGGCGTCGAGGTCCGTGCCGGCGACCAGATCACCCGCGGCTTCGTCAACTTCCGCAAGCTCCGCAGCCTGACGGACATCGAGTCCACCATGCACACCTTCGTGAAGTCCGTCAAGGACGTCTACACGTCCCAGGGCGTCGACCTCAACGACAAGCACATCGAGGTCATCGCCAGGCAGATGCTTCGTCGCGTCCAGGTCACCAACCCCGGTGACTCCACGTACCTCCTCGGCCAGTACGTCGACCGCTACGTGTTCGCGGACACCGTCCGCAACATCGCGCTTGCCGGCGGCACCCCGCCCGAGGCGGAGCCCGTCATCCTCGGTACCCTCAAGGTCGCGAGCTCCATCGACTCCTGGCTGTCCTCCGCGTCGTTCATCCGCACGGCGGGCGTCCTCACGGAGTCTGCCATCAAGGGCGAGGTCGACCACCTGCTCGACCTCAAGTCCAACGTCATCGTCGGCAAGAAGATCCCGGCAGGCACCGGCCTTCGCGCATACGACGACGTCAAGCTCACCTACCACGGCAAGCGCATCGACGGACCCACCTCGCCCATGGCAAAGTCGCTTCCCGAGTGGGCTCCCGAGGAGCTCAAGGGCATCGAGGAGCAGCTTCCCAAGCAGCTCGACTGGATTGGCGACGACTACGGATACGGTGGCGTCTACTCCAAGAACGGCCGCACCCTGTCCTCCGAGGACGCGAAGCTCTACCTCTTCGACGACCTCGGCGTGTCGCAGCGCTGGACCAACAAGTTCAGCGAGGTCGGCATCGAGACCGTGGGCGACCTCATCGGCAAGACCGAGGACGACCTGCTTCGCATCGACGGCATCGGCGCCAAGGCGATCGAGGAGCTCCGCGATGGCCTCGAGGCCCGCAATCTCCTCTACATCCTCGAGCCCGATGAGGACGAGGCTGACAGCGAGGACCTCTCCCAGCTGCTCAACATGGTCTTCTCGCCCGACGCAGACAGCGACATCATGCTTGGCACGGCCGCACCGTCCAAGCACCAGTCCTTCGACGACGAGCTCATCGGCGGCTCCTCGAACGAGGAGCAGGAGGAAAGCTCCGAGTCTCAGGTCATCAACGAGGACCTCGGATCCCTCCACGACCTGCTTTCCCAGGTCGAGAAGAACGAGTCCTCTGACTCCGAGGAGTAG
- a CDS encoding DNA-directed RNA polymerase subunit beta — protein MPTAKSSQPAQEQRKRVSFSKIPGAMELPNLISVQKESFNRFMTEGLAECFAEFSPIENSAKNMQVTFGEHQFGDAPADIAECRAKDMSYQAPLFVDVRFVNTDTGEIKEQLVFMGDFPLMTDRGTFIINGTERVVVSQLVRSPGVYFSEELDNGVTVQRVQFIPARGAWLEFEVDKHGHLVVSIDRKRRQSATLLLRALGIAESDDEIMNLLGDSDVVRATLERDVATTREDALLEIYRRQRPGEPPTVDSAMKLLDSLYFNHQRYDLARVGRYKINKKLELDVDAQEKILTQEDIVCALRYLLALHDGDTTKKFDDIDHFGNRRVRTVGELVQNQFRIGMSRMERVIRERMASQDADDITPQSLINIRPIVAAIKEFFGSSQLSQFMDQSNPLAGLTHKRRLSALGPGGLAGHKSGSSRRTNVPTAVRDVHNSHYARMCPIETPEGPNIGLIGSLALYAHVNEYGFIEAPYRRVVDGRVTDDIDWMTADEEENHVIAPANTPVDPSTGHFVAVDPEGKTYKPETVIARTRNFDGSFGAPASVPVETVDYMDVSPRQLLSVAANLIPFLEHDDAKRTLMGANMQRQAVPLIKPHAPYVGTGLERRAALDSGELIVAKHAGTVVEVDAAHVVVDTANGPERFDLPKYQRSNQSTCINHRPVVHVGQKVEAGEPLTDGTSIDHGELALGTNLTVAYMPWEGYNYEDGIVVSERVVQDDLLTSINISRHEIDARDTKLGPEEITREIPNQSEDMLANLDDDGIIRIGAEVGPGDILVGKVTPKGEQALTAEERLLRAIFGAKAHDVRDTSLKMPHGAYGRVVDVVRFSREAGDDLPPGVNDLVRVFVAQRRKIQQGDKISGRHGNKGVVCNVLPVEDMPYMADGTPVDVLLDPLGVPSRMNVGQLMECHLGWAASHGWDVDSADSKEVVDGPMYVSTPVLDGATDDEVQEALRRTNINIMNKALRTYGEHLRKEFVPQLNEMGKTTLYDGRTGEPFESPITVGTSYILKLGHMVDDKIHARSTGPYSLVTQQPLGGKAQFGGQRFGEMEVWALYAYGAANVLHELMTVKSDDTNGRVKTYEAIVKGENVPRPGIPESFKVLVKEIRSLALNIEPISYKRPEKGPKSQEDVQDENSVDVFAGADSADDLIGGVASDSEKGSEALIGDNSDDKE, from the coding sequence GTGCCTACCGCAAAGTCTTCCCAGCCCGCACAGGAGCAGCGCAAGCGCGTGAGCTTCAGCAAGATCCCTGGTGCGATGGAGTTGCCCAACCTCATTTCCGTACAGAAGGAGTCTTTCAACCGCTTCATGACCGAAGGCCTGGCCGAGTGCTTCGCCGAGTTTTCGCCCATCGAGAACTCCGCGAAGAACATGCAGGTCACCTTTGGTGAACATCAGTTTGGCGACGCGCCCGCGGACATTGCGGAATGTCGTGCCAAGGACATGTCGTACCAGGCGCCGCTCTTCGTGGACGTGCGCTTCGTGAACACTGACACGGGCGAGATCAAGGAGCAGCTCGTCTTCATGGGCGACTTCCCCCTGATGACCGACCGCGGCACCTTCATCATCAACGGCACCGAGCGCGTCGTCGTCTCGCAGCTGGTTCGCTCGCCGGGCGTGTACTTCTCCGAGGAGCTGGACAACGGCGTCACCGTGCAGCGCGTGCAGTTTATTCCCGCGCGTGGCGCGTGGCTTGAGTTCGAGGTCGACAAGCACGGCCACCTGGTGGTCTCCATTGACCGCAAACGCCGTCAGAGCGCGACCCTGCTGCTTCGCGCGCTCGGCATCGCCGAGAGCGACGACGAGATCATGAACCTGCTTGGCGACTCCGACGTGGTTCGCGCCACGCTGGAGCGCGACGTTGCCACGACCCGCGAGGATGCCCTTCTCGAGATTTACCGTCGCCAGCGCCCGGGCGAGCCGCCCACCGTCGACTCCGCGATGAAGTTGCTGGACAGCCTGTACTTCAACCACCAGCGCTACGACCTTGCGCGCGTCGGTCGTTACAAGATCAACAAGAAGCTCGAGCTGGATGTCGATGCGCAGGAGAAGATCCTGACGCAGGAGGACATCGTCTGCGCGCTGAGGTACCTGCTCGCGCTGCACGACGGCGACACCACCAAGAAGTTCGATGATATCGACCACTTTGGCAACCGTCGCGTCCGCACTGTGGGCGAGCTGGTGCAGAACCAGTTCCGCATCGGCATGAGCCGCATGGAGCGCGTCATCCGCGAGCGCATGGCCTCCCAGGACGCCGACGACATCACGCCGCAGTCCTTGATTAACATCCGTCCCATCGTGGCGGCCATCAAGGAGTTCTTCGGCTCTTCTCAGCTTTCCCAGTTCATGGACCAGTCCAACCCGCTTGCCGGCCTTACGCACAAGCGCCGTCTGTCCGCACTGGGCCCCGGCGGCCTTGCCGGCCACAAGTCCGGCTCCAGCCGCCGCACGAACGTCCCGACCGCCGTCCGCGACGTCCACAACTCGCACTACGCGCGCATGTGCCCGATCGAGACGCCCGAAGGCCCGAACATCGGCCTCATCGGCTCGCTCGCGCTGTACGCGCACGTGAACGAGTACGGCTTCATCGAGGCGCCGTACCGTCGCGTCGTGGACGGCCGCGTCACGGACGACATCGACTGGATGACCGCTGACGAGGAGGAGAACCACGTCATCGCGCCGGCGAACACCCCCGTCGACCCGAGTACCGGCCACTTTGTCGCCGTCGACCCCGAGGGCAAGACCTACAAGCCCGAGACCGTCATCGCGCGTACGCGCAACTTCGACGGCTCGTTCGGCGCTCCGGCGTCCGTGCCCGTCGAGACCGTCGACTACATGGACGTCTCCCCGCGCCAGCTCCTTTCCGTCGCGGCGAACCTCATTCCGTTCCTTGAGCACGACGACGCAAAGCGTACCCTCATGGGCGCGAACATGCAGCGTCAGGCCGTGCCCCTGATCAAGCCGCACGCGCCCTACGTCGGCACCGGCCTCGAGCGCCGTGCCGCACTCGACTCCGGCGAGCTCATCGTCGCAAAGCACGCGGGCACCGTCGTCGAGGTCGACGCCGCTCACGTGGTCGTCGACACCGCGAACGGCCCCGAGCGCTTCGACCTTCCCAAGTACCAGCGCTCCAACCAGAGCACCTGCATCAACCACCGTCCCGTGGTCCACGTGGGCCAGAAGGTCGAGGCCGGCGAGCCGCTGACCGACGGCACGTCCATCGACCACGGCGAGCTTGCGCTGGGCACGAACCTGACCGTGGCATACATGCCGTGGGAGGGCTACAACTACGAGGACGGCATCGTCGTCTCGGAGCGCGTTGTCCAGGACGACCTGCTGACCTCCATCAACATCTCCCGTCACGAGATCGACGCCCGCGACACGAAGCTCGGTCCCGAGGAGATCACCCGCGAGATTCCGAACCAGAGCGAGGACATGCTCGCGAACCTCGACGACGATGGCATCATTCGCATCGGCGCTGAGGTCGGCCCTGGTGACATCCTCGTCGGCAAGGTGACCCCGAAGGGCGAGCAGGCCCTTACCGCAGAGGAGCGCCTGCTCCGCGCGATCTTCGGCGCTAAGGCGCACGACGTTCGTGACACGTCCCTCAAGATGCCGCACGGCGCGTATGGCCGTGTCGTCGACGTGGTGCGCTTCAGCCGCGAGGCCGGCGACGACCTCCCGCCCGGAGTGAACGATCTCGTCCGCGTATTCGTCGCGCAGCGCCGCAAGATCCAGCAAGGCGATAAGATCTCCGGTCGTCACGGCAACAAGGGCGTCGTCTGCAACGTCCTGCCGGTTGAGGACATGCCCTACATGGCCGACGGCACGCCCGTCGACGTGCTTCTTGACCCGCTGGGCGTCCCCTCCCGTATGAACGTGGGCCAGCTCATGGAGTGCCACCTCGGCTGGGCCGCGAGCCACGGCTGGGACGTCGACTCCGCGGACTCCAAGGAGGTCGTGGACGGCCCGATGTACGTCTCGACGCCCGTCCTCGACGGCGCGACCGACGACGAGGTCCAGGAGGCCCTGCGCCGCACGAACATCAACATCATGAATAAGGCCCTGCGCACCTACGGCGAGCACCTCCGCAAGGAGTTCGTGCCCCAGCTGAACGAGATGGGCAAGACCACGCTGTACGACGGCCGCACCGGTGAGCCCTTCGAGAGCCCGATTACCGTCGGTACCTCGTACATCCTGAAGCTCGGCCACATGGTCGACGACAAGATTCACGCTCGCTCGACTGGCCCCTACAGCCTCGTCACGCAGCAGCCACTGGGTGGCAAGGCCCAGTTCGGCGGCCAGCGCTTCGGCGAGATGGAGGTCTGGGCGCTGTACGCGTACGGCGCTGCCAACGTCCTCCACGAGCTCATGACCGTCAAGTCCGACGACACGAACGGCCGCGTCAAGACGTACGAGGCCATCGTCAAGGGCGAGAACGTCCCCAGGCCCGGTATCCCCGAGTCCTTCAAGGTCCTCGTCAAGGAGATTCGTTCCCTCGCGCTCAACATCGAGCCGATCTCCTACAAGAGGCCCGAGAAGGGCCCCAAGTCGCAGGAGGACGTCCAGGACGAGAACAGCGTGGACGTCTTCGCTGGCGCCGACAGCGCCGACGACCTGATCGGTGGCGTTGCCTCCGATTCCGAGAAGGGCTCCGAGGCCCTGATCGGCGACAATTCCGACGATAAGGAGTAG
- the rplL gene encoding 50S ribosomal protein L7/L12: MAVTKDEIIEALKEMPALELSELVHELEDVFGVSAAAPVAVAAAAPAADAAPAEEKTNFDVELTSFGSNKIAVIKVVRALTSLGLKEAKEAVESAPKVILEGAKKEDAEDAKKQLEEAGATVTLK, from the coding sequence ATGGCTGTCACCAAGGATGAGATCATCGAGGCCCTCAAGGAGATGCCCGCCCTCGAGCTTTCCGAGCTCGTTCACGAGCTGGAGGACGTCTTCGGCGTCTCCGCTGCTGCTCCCGTCGCTGTCGCCGCTGCCGCTCCCGCGGCCGACGCTGCTCCCGCTGAGGAGAAGACCAACTTCGACGTCGAGCTGACCTCTTTCGGCTCCAACAAGATCGCCGTCATCAAGGTCGTCCGTGCCCTCACCTCCCTTGGCCTGAAGGAGGCCAAGGAGGCCGTCGAGTCCGCTCCTAAGGTCATCCTCGAGGGTGCCAAGAAGGAGGACGCTGAGGACGCCAAGAAGCAGCTCGAGGAGGCCGGCGCTACCGTTACCCTGAAGTAA
- the rplJ gene encoding 50S ribosomal protein L10 gives MPNSKNVEMLAKVKESIDNSKGIFFIDYRGLTVKETQELRRKLTAAGAHMKVYKNNIVKIALEQAEMPVADVAGTVAYVFYENDPVAAAKVIKEESKALKKIEWLGAIADGQSLSADEAKAYAELPSRDELMAQLVYVIASPLSGIAQVCAGPARGLATVLDAIADQKNAA, from the coding sequence ATGCCCAACAGCAAGAACGTCGAGATGCTCGCCAAGGTCAAGGAGTCCATTGACAACTCCAAGGGTATCTTCTTCATCGACTACCGTGGTCTTACCGTCAAGGAGACTCAGGAGCTTCGCCGCAAGCTCACCGCGGCCGGCGCTCACATGAAGGTCTACAAGAACAACATCGTGAAGATCGCTCTTGAGCAGGCCGAGATGCCCGTGGCTGACGTCGCAGGCACCGTTGCCTACGTCTTCTACGAGAACGACCCCGTCGCCGCTGCCAAGGTCATCAAGGAGGAGTCCAAGGCCCTCAAGAAGATCGAGTGGCTCGGTGCCATCGCTGACGGCCAGTCCCTCTCTGCGGACGAGGCCAAGGCCTATGCGGAGCTGCCCTCTCGCGACGAGCTCATGGCCCAGCTGGTTTACGTCATCGCAAGCCCGCTTTCCGGCATCGCTCAGGTTTGCGCTGGTCCCGCCAGGGGTCTTGCGACCGTCCTGGACGCCATCGCAGATCAGAAGAACGCCGCCTAA
- the rplA gene encoding 50S ribosomal protein L1: MAKHGKNYTNAAAKFDKAEVYSPKKAMELVKELSTAKFDETVEASIRLGVDTRKADQNVRGSISLPNGTGKTVRVAVFAEGAKAEEAKAAGADIVGSDDLVEDVQKGNINFDAVIATPNLMGKVGRLGRILGPRGLMPNPKLGTVTMDVEKMVKELKAGRVEYRADRYGICHVPMGKVSFTVEQLVENYAALYTEILRVKPSTAKGRYVKSVAFSSTMGPGVKVDSAVTRDFLAE, translated from the coding sequence ATGGCGAAGCACGGAAAGAACTACACCAACGCCGCTGCCAAGTTCGACAAGGCAGAGGTCTACAGCCCGAAGAAGGCCATGGAGCTCGTGAAGGAGCTCTCCACCGCCAAGTTCGACGAGACCGTCGAGGCTTCCATCCGCCTGGGCGTCGACACCCGCAAGGCCGACCAGAACGTCCGTGGCTCCATCTCCCTGCCCAACGGCACCGGCAAGACCGTCCGCGTCGCCGTCTTCGCAGAGGGCGCCAAGGCCGAAGAGGCCAAGGCAGCCGGTGCCGACATCGTCGGTTCCGACGACCTCGTCGAGGATGTCCAGAAGGGCAACATCAACTTCGACGCCGTCATCGCGACCCCGAACCTCATGGGCAAGGTCGGTCGTCTCGGCCGCATCCTCGGCCCCCGTGGCCTGATGCCGAACCCCAAGCTCGGCACCGTCACCATGGACGTCGAGAAGATGGTCAAGGAGCTCAAGGCCGGTCGTGTCGAGTACCGCGCTGACCGCTACGGCATCTGCCATGTCCCCATGGGCAAGGTCTCCTTCACCGTCGAGCAGCTCGTCGAGAACTATGCGGCTCTCTACACCGAGATCCTCCGCGTGAAGCCGTCCACGGCCAAGGGCCGCTATGTCAAGTCCGTCGCCTTCTCCTCGACGATGGGCCCCGGCGTCAAGGTCGACTCCGCTGTGACCCGCGACTTCCTCGCCGAGTAG
- the rplK gene encoding 50S ribosomal protein L11, giving the protein MAKKVTHFIKLQIPAGAANPAPPVGPALGAAQVNIMQFCQAFNAATSDKKGDIIPVEITVYEDRTFDFVCKTPPAAQLIKKELGLKSGSGVPQRDKVGQLSQEQLTKIAEIKMPDLNANDIEAAKKIVAGTARSMGVTIAE; this is encoded by the coding sequence ATGGCCAAGAAGGTTACCCACTTCATCAAGCTCCAGATTCCTGCTGGCGCAGCTAACCCCGCGCCTCCCGTCGGCCCCGCCCTTGGTGCCGCGCAGGTCAACATCATGCAGTTCTGCCAGGCGTTCAACGCGGCGACCTCCGACAAGAAGGGTGACATCATCCCTGTCGAGATCACCGTCTACGAGGACCGCACCTTTGACTTCGTTTGCAAGACCCCTCCTGCGGCGCAGCTGATCAAGAAGGAGCTCGGCCTCAAGAGCGGCTCTGGCGTTCCCCAGCGCGACAAGGTTGGCCAGCTTTCTCAGGAGCAGCTCACCAAGATCGCCGAGATCAAGATGCCGGACCTCAACGCCAACGACATCGAGGCTGCCAAGAAGATCGTCGCGGGCACCGCGCGCTCCATGGGCGTCACCATCGCCGAGTAG
- the nusG gene encoding transcription termination/antitermination protein NusG codes for MAKRWYVVHTYSGYENKVKGEIEHRAEINGMQDKIVDIQIPTEDVTEIKDGGKRETKEEKVFPGYVLVRMEMNDDTWTLVRNTDGVTGFLGLDGSKPAPLRRSEFNKIMHRGGGNANGSKPQKHVTTTTNIEPGMSVKVVSGPLADFDGQVSEVNAEAGKVKVMLTIFGRETPVELTLDQITIIA; via the coding sequence ATGGCAAAGCGCTGGTATGTGGTCCACACCTACTCGGGCTACGAGAACAAGGTGAAGGGCGAGATCGAGCACCGTGCCGAGATAAACGGCATGCAGGACAAGATCGTCGACATCCAGATTCCGACCGAGGACGTCACCGAGATCAAGGACGGTGGCAAGCGCGAGACCAAGGAAGAGAAGGTCTTCCCGGGTTATGTCCTCGTTCGCATGGAGATGAACGACGACACGTGGACTCTCGTCCGCAACACAGACGGCGTCACTGGCTTCCTTGGTCTGGACGGCAGCAAGCCTGCCCCGCTCCGCAGGTCTGAGTTCAACAAGATCATGCACCGCGGCGGTGGTAACGCGAACGGCTCTAAGCCCCAGAAGCACGTCACGACCACCACGAACATCGAGCCCGGCATGTCGGTCAAGGTCGTATCTGGTCCGCTTGCGGACTTCGACGGCCAAGTGTCCGAGGTCAACGCCGAGGCGGGCAAGGTCAAGGTCATGCTCACGATCTTCGGCCGTGAGACTCCCGTCGAACTCACCCTCGACCAGATCACCATCATCGCTTAG